Below is a window of Oreochromis aureus strain Israel breed Guangdong linkage group 4, ZZ_aureus, whole genome shotgun sequence DNA.
GAGCAGGTGAAAGGATGAAACCTGAACGGCAGGTGTAAtcacaaatgtttccatgtttttaatgtgacaAGTAGGTGTACATTATTTGCCATCTCTttgtatttacattatttaaGCTGCACAGTACTACTTCATGGCACCTTGTGCTTCTCTGTGTCATGGTCAGTCATAGCACAACAAGTATCACACAGCTCTCTCGCTCTCACAGACACACTCGCCTGAAAATAAAGACCTTGAGCCAGTGCAGACCTCCTACACACAACTTGTTAACTCTTTTATTGCcatctctgtttttttaaacattgaaaCATACTATCATAAGTGTTTCAGAGTTTGTTAGATGAATTAAAGACATGTTAGCGTTCCTGCTTTGCCtttaaatgacacattttagCTCTTTTGCCCTCACAGCAGAGCTGTATCACACCGATGTATCTTGTTGTATTTTTATCAGCTCGTCTGCTCTGCTTGATCTGCATCACTTACTTCATTaattctcttcttttcttctctacTCCATTTCCTTCTGTGTCACCCCGTCTAATCACCCCACAGTCCCCCTGTCTTTCCTGCAGCGTGGCCCTGATAGCAGGGGAGGATCAGGTCCTGGAAGAAGGCATGGTGCTCAATGGCTGCCATGACGACCACAGGACCAACAGTGGCAAGGTTAGCTAGTTGATACCAccttaacaaaacagaaaaaacaatattaaacaGTTGAAATGTTATTTGTCTGACTTTCACATTTGCAAAGACCCATAGTCTAGTCTACTTTTTGTCATTATGGTTCTAGCAAATATTGGCACATAGTGATATTTCATTTACACATACCCGGCAGCTAAAAAAGGTCTCAAAAATAGTTCAAAGAAGTAGAACTCTATGGGTCCCAGATGAACTGTGCCACAGAGACAACCATTTAAATTGGTGCAGCTGAAGCACAGCCTGTAACTTTCATATTTCCTATTCAGACTCCTTCATACTATTTCTGACCCATTTCCACAGCACTATCACACCTTCTTCTTTGTAAAGTCGAGTACCTCTTTCACCTCTTCACCTCAGGATGCCTCAAATTTGAAGTGCTCCCCAGTGGTTTCTGCAGGCTGCACCCCCAAGGCTCTAAATGGGTTGCTTAGTCCTCGGTTAGAAGCTTTGACCAACAGCCAGACGTCACTGTGCGAGATGCTgcaggagaaggagaagaagacaTGGAGCGGAGGAGCCATGGGGATGGATCACTCAGCACTCTTACCTCTGCGATCCAAGAACTTCAGGGAGAGGAGTGATGCTCACTTTGTAGATGTTATCAAAGAAGATAGGTAATTCAGTATTAATAATATGCAGTAGTGGCGTACTGTATAAATACATGGGCACcgaaatgaagaagaaatggtcagtgcatcatgggaagcctcTCAGCACACTGAGTCTTTAGCAACATAATTAAGGGAGGCTTCAGGCTAACCTGATCCAGCCcaaactatatgctttatcaaaaaggaaagtttttagccttaaaagtagagacagtgtctgtctcctgaatccaaactgtgagctggttccacagacgagggcctgaaagctgaagtctAATAGTTAAGTGCTCACATTGTGGTAATATAGTACTGTGAGGTCTTTAAGACATGATGTGGCCTGTATATtcaaggtttgtgtgtgtgtgtgcagaggaAGCCATTGAAAGGAATCTGGAAATATGTGAGAATATGATCTTCTGCATAAGCAGAAAATTTTTTAGGAAGCTTTTAGAAGTAAAGTTAAACAAGCAAGTAAAGCTGATCTATTAGGCACTCATAGACTGTCAAAAGTGTTATACACAAaatgagtaaaataaataagaacatTAAGTGCCATAATAGCCAAAAAGGATATAATAAAACACAATCTATTAGGAGCCAATGTAGAGAGTATAAAAGAGGAGTAGTGTTGGCTCCTGATAGACTCCaatcagataaaaataaatcaaaccagTGCAGCACCTTTAATGCCGGAGCTGCGTTCTAGTTTAAGTCGTAAAATGTTCAACATGATCAACAGTATTTAATGCAACACTGAAGTCTAAGAGgataaaaacacagcaaagtcCACAGTCATAGACTTTAAGGTCATTAGTCACCTTTACGAGTGCTGTTTCTGTGCTATGGTGAATTCAAGACTGTATCCGTTCAATTTAACCATTCCTCTGCAAATGACCACATAACTGatttacaacatttttttaagaatCTTTTAAATAATATGAATATTGGAAATCTAATTGGATCAACTTTTAAGCAAATTTAAAAGCCTCTGGTGGGTAGCCAGttagtaaaaataaatagagCACTTAATGGTTAGACTTCTTTGAACAACCTTCTATGAATGGGGTCTAATAAACACACTGATGGTTTGGATGAATTAATTATAAAGTTGGTTAGGCGAGATTAAAAAGCAATAATTGAACGATTAATCAATAaattttagcagcttttatAGTTGCTTTAGTTAACGATACATTTGTGGGAAGGCtgtgaatatatatattttttctttaacattaaAATCTTATTTGTAAAGAAATGTCTGAATTTCACATTTGTGCTCTCACATGAACCTCCATTGTTTAAGATCTACAAAATGCTGACGGTTCCAGTGAATGTGTGAAAATGGCTGAAAGTACTTGATAGAATATTGCAGTGAGATCTGTAGGCGATTAAAAATTTaactttgtgtgtcttttgcaGTCTCATGAAGGACTATTTTTACAAACCTCCAATAAACAAGCTGAGCCTCACCTTCCTGGAGAAGAGCCTGGAGTCTGCGTACCGGATAAGCTACCAGGAGGAggtaggtgtttgtgtgtgatgaaATGTTGCCCAATTGCTTGCGTATGTAATATGTTTGTGTCTTTCTGAGTTTACCTGTGTGTGTTATAAGCTAACATAGTTACCTTTGGTCTAACTGAGATCTGAGAGTCATTTAGATAAGCACGCATAGTATGCTTGCTTGAATTTCTATATATTTATCTTTTAGCTTGTTCATGTTTTCCCCTTTGTCTGTGTCGGGTAGCCCGATAGTGCTGCGTTATGACCAGACCGGTCAAGACTGCGGCAAAGGGAAATCACTGCAGGACCTTAGAAGCAGTTTAGTTTTAGGTTGTGATGTCCTCTGCTGGTGTATCAGCAGAAGTGCATCTTAAGGACatggctgctgctgttgctacaGTCTCATTAACAAATAATATGTAACTAATCACAAATAAGATTTATTGAGGCTTGTTAAAGTTGTAACattaatttgtatttatttttttcattttattcaacGGGGATACAGCTTTTTTTGTAGTTGCTCTGTGGTTACATTTCCTAATATACCACCAGTATTAAGACAGATTTCCTCTAACACCTCATTCTTATTTATGAATCCCCTTCACGCTAccttaaataaacacatttttaacattataCTCTTTTTCTGCCCTCTGTTTCCTCCTTTCCCATCCTCCCAGGTCGAGACCCAAGCTGCGGTGCAGACATTTGCCAGCCCAACATTCAGTTCTTTCCTGGACATGCTCCTGTGCTGTTTAGTATTTCTGGCTCTTTCATTGGCCTGTTTCCTTCAACCGCTTGTTACCCAGCAGAACCCATCCACGCCGGCACTCATTCTCACAGCTGTAGCCACAATTTTGGAGGTCCTGGCTCTGCTGATTGCCATACGGTGAGATACTGAATGCAGGAGAGGTTCAAGCCAGTCAGACATTATCAGAAAGTCTTGAAcagattttattaaaattagGAGGGCAATAcaaagaatagaatagatttATATTCCCTGTTAAcgaaaaccaaaactttttaGCAGCTCTAGGCTGGGCAGCGGTATAAAAATAGACAAGAATTATGGAAATAAACAGAGATAAACACAGTGAGATagtatatacaaaaataatagTACAACATGATAGTAGTAGTATGGTACTGTAAGCACACTCTACCACCCTCACCAGCTGTTGTAGTCCTCACCACACTTGTTGACTGATAGAAGTTTGGCCACCAGGGGATGAGAGAGGTGAGTACGCTGTAAGATCCCAACAGAGTAAAGCCTTTTATGGGCCTTCCCAACTTGGCAGGAGAGGTGTGTGGTTCAGGTGAGGGCAGCCTAGATGTGCACACATCATCTCTACTTCTTTCTCAAGTATGCTGAGAGAAGAATTCTTGGTACGCTTGGATTTTCTGTAGTACCTTATCATTGGGGCATTTTAGGTTGTTGGCCCTGCTGTACTCTGCCTCTTCCCCCCttgaccctgataaggataagtggaggagaatggatggatggaccttGTCATTTCCTTGTTCTTTTTAAGAGGGGAGAGTTAGTAGAGACAGTGGTACTCTTATCTTCAAGCTGTGTACAACCCATCTGAGGGCTAAGTCCGAGGTTGATTTTTAGAACTCTTAATCAGAGGCTAGAGGAACTGTCTAATACAAGAATTGAGTGGGTGCTTTGCTCACCTCAAAGTATATTTAAAAGATGACCAGAAGgagagacagaagaaaaaatgtTGGCATGGTTAATATTGGACTTCAAGGTAAAACCTgtgcagaaagaaaaagtgtAGACCCTAAAACAAAAAGAGCCAGGAAACTTTTCCATCTAAATATATATCATATGTAAATCGGCCCTTTAATAATTATATCTGCAGCCAGTTTCTTAGTCAAGCTGGGATCACATGAGGACACATAAATCTACAAAATCTCTCACGTCATCTGTATCAGTCATCGTTTTCTGGGTTTCTTTTCCCTCCAGTATGGCTTTTTATCTGGATAGTGTGCTGACTTGCACTCGAGTGCTGATGACGGCCATGTCAGGCTGGATAGCACGCCACTTTATAGGAGCTGTCCTGGTGTCCCTGCCTGCTGTGGCAGTATTCTCCCATGTCGCTTGTGACATGCATCACTCCATTCAGGTGAACTAaaatttcatgtttattttatgcttttaaaaaggGATCTTTAGGGTATTAAATACTACTACTGTTGTTTGATCAAGTTCTGCTTGTCTTACTTCGTCTTTAATTATGTCTTCTAACTGCCGTATGCAGTATGTAAGAAGTATTGTAGTTAGTATTGTTTACAGTATGAACTACACCTTTTCGACTGATATTGCTTTCTGTCTCCTGTTTTCCCAGTTTACCATGTTCATCTGCTGTGCTGTCATCATAGCTATTATTCAGTATTGTAACTTCTGCCAGCTCAGCTACTGGATGCGCTCAACACTAGCAACACTGGTGGGACTGGCACTGCTGGCTTTGCTCTTCAGCTCTCCCTGCAGGTATCagatacatttattttactgcagAGACGTCAATAAAAGGAAGTAATAGTTTTGCTCTTTACAACCCACACAGTATTTTTTGGCATTTGGTAATTTGGTCAGTTCACTTAATTATTCAAGGAGGGAGGTTCATTCAATCAGCCTTTGTTTATTTCTCATTCATAATCCATAGAAGACATACATCTCACTTGCACTGAACCATCTTGGTCTCTTCGATAATACCCTCATGGCCTCATTATATGCTGCATGAAGTTGCTTTCCTGGAATTCACCTACAGATGTGCCTTACAGTCTGTATATGCATTCAATTTACATAAGAGGATGTTTGCTTGTACATACATCATCAGACATTCCCTATAAATGTCATTGCATGTCATTTGATCTTTAATAGGATATCCAACATACCTGACCTTATATTATCTGATAGTTTAAACTCTAGAAATCTTTGGTATTTGCCCTCTTTGGTTTTACAAATCATGACGGTGTTCTTGCAGGCATTACATCTGATGTCATGTTCCGCAGCATAATCACAACACATGTGAAGGAGTTGCTATAGACCAGCACCACTAAGACTAAAGAGCACAcgatcatctgcataaataataTGATTGACTAGCAAATTGCCAACCCTGCAcccagttttacagtcatcatCACAAAGATTAAACAAACTGGGACAAAATTCTTCTTTGTCTAACTCCATTGCTCACTGCAAACGGGGCTGAAATGGTGTCTCTCAACATCTGGTTGCCACTTCAATAAACTCTAACAATGTATTTAGCACCCCTCTTTAACTCAACTTGCAAAGTAGGGTGTGAGCGCAATCCCCAAATAGTTGCCACATGAAGAACTTGTTAGTTTTACAGTGATTTACAAAAGTCGTGCTGTTTTCTAAATGTGGTCAGATTCATTTCAATATCAAGCGCAAAAATTAAgcatgctttttttccctgcGTTAAATATCGATGCAATTAACAGTAAACTGTGTGTCTTAAACATTAGTAAATCAGTTTGCGTGTTTGATTTAAATGTTCTCTTCCCTATATTTTGCACCCTGAAAAAGGAATTCCCGGAAATACATACACAACAGGGTCAGTCGCAAAAACCTCTGCCTCAAAACTTTTGAGGCATCAATAACAcacataaaaactaatgaatTCTTTCCTCTTTACCTTTGCGTGCCATTTCATGCTATGAACAAGTATAATGTCCATGAATTGTAATCATTTTTGAAATCATTAAGTACTTATTCCATAACTTAATGTTGcttctgctttttctctttcagtgTCGCTAAGAGTCTGTTTTTCTGGTAAGTATGATTATTGTTGATGTTTTGAAGTTCATTAGTTCTCACTTCTCATTTCACATTAAAACTGGACAAAAAGCCTAAACTGAATGGACTCGGATATTATTCCAACCAAGCTCTTTAATCCATGTCAGCCTCCTGCCTACTTCCTACATTTGTCTCTCACtatcaaataaaattaaagataaaacaagacaaaacacaCTATGCCTTCAACAGATAGTGATAGTAAAATGAGATTGAATGGGTGAAATAAGGACACCAGCCAGATTCTCGGCTCTCTGCCACTGAGGTGCTCTGACTTTCTATTCTGAGCGATGGCAGAGTTTGATTTTGGTGAGGTGCATTGCAGCAAATGCTGCATTTGGTTATTTGTAACCGTAACAGCTGCGCAATTTCTTAAATTATTCTAAACTTTCATTTCCCTcttgcttctgttttttctctttcccaacCAGGTCTGATGGCcagaacaacaacagcagcaacagcaacacCACCATTGTCATGTCTGACAGCCCACTGGAACTTGACCCACAGACCCACCCACAGGACCTTCTGGGCCGTGAGGCCTGTGTGgcctttttcctcctccttctcttggtCTGGTTTCTTAACCGTGAATTTGAGGTCAGTTACCGCCTGCATTACCATGGCAATGTGGAAGCTGATCAACACCGCATCAAGATCCAGAACATGAGGGACCAGGCCGACTGGCTGCTACGCAATATCATTCCCATACATGTGGCCGAGCAGCTCAAGGTTACCCAGAGCTACTCCAAGAACCATGACAACGTGGGTGTAATATTTGCCAGTATTGTTAACTTTAGTGAATTTTATGAAGAAAGCTATGAGGGAGGTAAGGAGTGCTATCGTGTCCTCaacgagctgattggagacttTGATGAGCTCCTACGGAAGCCCGCCTTTGGTAATATCGAAAAGATCAAGACCATTGGTGCCACTTACATGGCAGCAGCAGGACTCAACGCTCAGCAGTGTGCAGATGCAGCACATCCTCACGCCCACCTCCGAGCTCTTTTTGAATTTGCCCTTGAAATGATGCGCGTGGTGGATGACTTTAACAAGAACATGTTAGGGTTTGGCTTTAAGCTTCGTATTGGATTCAATCACGGGCCTCTAACAGCAGGTGTGATTGGCACCACCAAGCTTCTTTATGATATCTGGGGCGACACAGTCAACATTGCCAGCCGCATGGATACCACAGGCGTGGAGTGTCGTGTCCAGGTCAGCGAAGAGAGTTACTGTGTTCTTAGCGGCATGGATTACGAGTTTGATTATCGTGGCACAGTTAATGTCAAGGGCAAAGGTCAGATGAAGACCTTCCTTTATCCTAAAAGCAGCGATAGTGGCCCCGTGCCTCAGTACCAGCTCTCAGTCTCTCCAGAGATCCGAGCACAGGTGGATGGCAGCATCGGGCGCTCACCCACTGACGAAATTGCTAGCATGGTCCCTGCAACCAGCACCACCGCAAGCAGTACCAATACTATGGTACCCAGTGCCAGCACTGGTTCCCCTAGTACGACAGGGCTTACTCACGTGAAAGAGGTAGATAGCCGTGAAAGACGTCCCACTGCAGAAACTTCTGCTGCCAGGCGATCAAAGTCTCACACTGGCCTGACATCTGTACATATAACCAATCTTGAAGGACCCCCTTCTTtgtcagaaaacaaacaacttaTCATCTCAGCCCAGCAGGACACATCCCAAAGGTCAACAAATCCCCTGAAGGATATCAAGAAGGACAATTACGAGGATGAAACTGGCGGTAATGTTGGCGAGTTAACCAGACTCTAGAAATCTTCAACGGTGCCGCTTTCATCATCAATCCTCTACCCTTTAAGCTCTCATTCCTGCCAGCTGGCATGTGTAGAATCACTGTACATTTGGTCCTACTTCAGTTGGCGATGGAGGATGTGAAAAGACCCCAAGGTCTCGCCTCACCAGCcaagaagttgtttttttttttttgtgtgtgtgagaatatagctgttttcacacatgcactgcagtACATAATTTTTACTAGACATTACCCAATTGAGCTGCATATAGGAGCACAAAGATTTGATCAGACTTCAAATTGGCTTTCCACAGTAAGCTCCTAGCACAAAGCGTAGGCAATGTCCAGTTGGGCCTGTGTAAGGATAGAAAAGGCACTTATCCTGAGAATTCACCGCAAAGGATGGACATTATGTGTCCTGCTTCCTGCACACGCTAACAAAGCGGCACCTTCATCTAAACCAAAAGGAGTATTTCCAGCAGCGTGAAGTGGACTATCAGCTGCAGCATGTGAGAAGGGACAATTGCAGATGTCTTGGTGGGA
It encodes the following:
- the LOC116321439 gene encoding adenylate cyclase type 9 yields the protein MASPQHQQLLPHNTEVSCDSSGDGGVSVRIGSSVKHKHGGGPLGSIGGGFIGGAKHCKYSISSSCSSGESGLRRPVVKSFRSHKKMPQLFERSAGHFWDPKFDSSILEEACRERCFPQTQRRFRFVLFYLLAAALLWGFYFAANPSRCDRVAFLVPTASFLLFCFLLFLLTFTKLYSRCYNQASLLLILVTFILTLAPQIQTSGFKDPEIPAPTLDVEEFSGIGPTYNMSYETLVGDSNWCPCLSPVGTFSLCIEVLLLLYSVLHVRLYASVLLGFLYSIFFESLGWLQLTQVGEKWSLAAPSDWDTLRWLGPAKALLHLCAHAIGMHLFIMSEVRSRSTFLKVGQAIMHGKDLEVEKALKERMIHSVMPRIVADELMKQGDDDIGDHSVKRYSTSGAAAAISSPKNNKRKKTSIPRGQIIFRPFNMKRMEPVSILFADIVGFTKMSANKSAHALVGLLNDLFGRFDRLCELTGCEKISTLGDCYYCVAGCPEPRPDHAYCCVEMGLGMIQAIEQFCQEKREMVNMRVGVHTGTVLCGILGMKRFKFDVWSNDVNLANLMEQLGVAGKVHLSHATAKFLDDRYQHEDGQVMERIGQSVVADQLKGLKTYLISGRKMEAHSVCTCSQIGLAGMEQADSRCPTSRVHTPDGAPSACTLPQDRAKSPCLSCSVALIAGEDQVLEEGMVLNGCHDDHRTNSGKDASNLKCSPVVSAGCTPKALNGLLSPRLEALTNSQTSLCEMLQEKEKKTWSGGAMGMDHSALLPLRSKNFRERSDAHFVDVIKEDSLMKDYFYKPPINKLSLTFLEKSLESAYRISYQEEVETQAAVQTFASPTFSSFLDMLLCCLVFLALSLACFLQPLVTQQNPSTPALILTAVATILEVLALLIAIRMAFYLDSVLTCTRVLMTAMSGWIARHFIGAVLVSLPAVAVFSHVACDMHHSIQFTMFICCAVIIAIIQYCNFCQLSYWMRSTLATLVGLALLALLFSSPCSVAKSLFFWSDGQNNNSSNSNTTIVMSDSPLELDPQTHPQDLLGREACVAFFLLLLLVWFLNREFEVSYRLHYHGNVEADQHRIKIQNMRDQADWLLRNIIPIHVAEQLKVTQSYSKNHDNVGVIFASIVNFSEFYEESYEGGKECYRVLNELIGDFDELLRKPAFGNIEKIKTIGATYMAAAGLNAQQCADAAHPHAHLRALFEFALEMMRVVDDFNKNMLGFGFKLRIGFNHGPLTAGVIGTTKLLYDIWGDTVNIASRMDTTGVECRVQVSEESYCVLSGMDYEFDYRGTVNVKGKGQMKTFLYPKSSDSGPVPQYQLSVSPEIRAQVDGSIGRSPTDEIASMVPATSTTASSTNTMVPSASTGSPSTTGLTHVKEVDSRERRPTAETSAARRSKSHTGLTSVHITNLEGPPSLSENKQLIISAQQDTSQRSTNPLKDIKKDNYEDETGGNVGELTRL